In Hemiscyllium ocellatum isolate sHemOce1 chromosome 33, sHemOce1.pat.X.cur, whole genome shotgun sequence, the following are encoded in one genomic region:
- the akt1s1 gene encoding proline-rich AKT1 substrate 1, with translation MRVWLWEGWRETQLPTGSYTSGMMTTDMVDNHRESWDSLICAVEKYRKQTGNDVVLLTAYRPKLQSNLAYAVHGTGALSEATKQYLDDIAVFHKTSAYTNSVIPVPNSEKASGQDERSSEAFSKSYPSIYGEGDFTTDDQGLANPGPMTERGPETSETEERTASVSEREADRCSLNDTSAMFTMDEESTSQDCEPFFESDLDGESTDDGSLSEELPARSQTLPQARHHQYAKSLPVSVPIWGFKDLKPKKFADGDNEERLPSPDLDKIAASMRALAMSVTDGTEMFGDLPRPRLNTGDFQKPYRKY, from the exons CTCCCCACAGGCAGCTACACGTCTGGAATGATGACGACCGATATGGTTGACAACCACCGGGAGAGCTGGGATTCTCTCATCTGTGCTGTGGAGAAGTACCGCAAACAGACGGGCAACGATGTGGTCCTTCTCACGGCATACCGGCCCAAGCTGCAGTCAAACCTTGCCTACGCAGTCCATGGGACAGGGGCCCTCTCAGAAGCCACAAAGCAGTACTTGGACGACATTGCAGTTTTCCACAAGACCTCCGCTTATACCAACAGTGTGATCCCAGTGCCCAACAGCGAGAAAGCCTCCGGGCAGGACGAGCGTTCTTCTGAGGCCTTCTCCAAGAGCTACCCGTCCATTTATGGTGAGGGTGACTTTACAACTGACGATCAGGGTCTGGCCAATCCAGGACCAATGACCGAGCGTGGCCCTGAGACGTCAGAAACCGAGGAGAGGACGGCCTCTGTATCAGAGAGAGAAGCGGACAGATGTAGCTTAAATGATACTTCAG CCATGTTCACAATGGATGAGGAATCAACCAGTCAGGACTGTGAGCCCTTCTTTGAATCTGACCTTGATGGAGAAAGCACAGATG ATGGCAGTTTGAGCGAGGAACTCCCTGCCCGTTCTCAAACATTGCCCCAAGCAAGGCATCACCAATATGCCAAGTCCCTGCCCGTGTCTGTCCCCATCTGGGGATTCAAAGATCTGAAGCCAAAGAAGTTCGCTGATGGGGACAATGAAGAAAGG tTGCCTTCACCAGATTTGGACAAGATTGCTGCTAGCATGAGGGCCTTGGCCATGAGTGTGACAGACGGCACTGAGATGTTTGGTGACCTCCCCCGTCCCCGACTCAACACCGGTGACTTTCAGAAACCCTACCGGAAGTACTAA